The Opitutaceae bacterium genome window below encodes:
- a CDS encoding type II toxin-antitoxin system VapC family toxin has product MRYLLDTHAVLWSAADSIRLSASVRRLLRDRPDSDFAMAAISLLEIARLASVREVGLDPSPAQWLEDIPQRYAILPLTPAIAWRTVCLEWTHKDPADRMICATALEHQLTVITQDREITRWGGVRVLW; this is encoded by the coding sequence GTGAGATACCTGCTCGACACACATGCTGTTCTCTGGAGCGCAGCTGACTCGATCCGGCTGTCCGCCTCCGTTCGCCGCTTGCTGCGGGACCGACCTGACAGTGACTTTGCGATGGCCGCAATCTCCCTCTTGGAAATTGCCCGCTTGGCAAGCGTGCGCGAGGTGGGGTTGGATCCCAGTCCGGCTCAATGGCTGGAGGACATCCCCCAACGCTATGCGATTCTGCCTCTCACGCCTGCCATTGCCTGGCGCACCGTCTGTCTTGAATGGACACACAAGGATCCCGCGGATCGCATGATCTGCGCCACTGCGCTGGAGCATCAGCTCACCGTCATCACCCAAGACCGCGAAATCACCCGCTGGGGAGGGGTCCGGGTGCTTTGGTAG
- a CDS encoding ABC-F family ATP-binding cassette domain-containing protein, with translation MLTIADVAKSYGTRELFAGVSLFVARTDRFGLVGPNGAGKSTLFNLILGEEAPDEGTITWERGSDFGFLPQESAPVGDESILHIATSGRKLEPENDDDYDIDYTLEPRAKKILAGLGFREADALKPAKSFSGGWVMRAHLARLLVNEPALLLLDEPTNHLDLEALLWFQDYLTRYPGGLVVISHDRAFLNALCNGILELRSGTLHRYTGNYDDYLVEKEARKEQQAAAFKNQQREIAHLQKFVDRFGAKASMASRAKSKEKQIERLKEVAVDEPMEELKRIHFKFPQPPRSGLKVATLENVQQAYGDHVVYRDLNFSAERGQRIVLVGPNGSGKSTLLKILADVIPIQGGTRETGSNVVTGYFAQNRLDNLKADSTVFDNVMELRTQENQLTEQQVRAILGAFLFRKDDVFKKVSVLSGGEKSRLALARLLVKPPNFLMMDEPTTHLDIQSIDALVNALKDYEGTLVFISHDVYFIRALAQTVLHVHSGRLTPYAGNYDYYLEKSKATNERAALTAGFTDARPAQSAETQKPAAPARKPAVNKAELKQLRTEVGKLEQTVSELEAKQSELTAELEAPETYAVPGKAQHLNRELSSIVDQITEATEAWEQAAGRLAEMEKAG, from the coding sequence ATGCTAACGATTGCTGATGTCGCCAAGTCCTACGGTACCCGCGAGCTCTTCGCCGGGGTGTCGCTGTTTGTAGCCCGGACCGACCGGTTTGGCCTGGTCGGTCCAAACGGCGCCGGCAAGTCGACGCTCTTCAATCTGATCCTTGGCGAGGAGGCTCCGGATGAAGGGACGATCACGTGGGAACGGGGCTCCGATTTCGGATTCCTCCCGCAGGAGAGCGCACCGGTGGGCGATGAATCGATCCTGCACATCGCGACCAGCGGCAGAAAACTCGAGCCCGAGAACGACGACGATTACGACATCGACTATACGCTCGAGCCGCGCGCGAAAAAGATACTGGCCGGACTGGGTTTCCGAGAGGCTGATGCCCTCAAGCCTGCGAAGTCGTTCTCCGGCGGCTGGGTGATGCGCGCGCATCTGGCGCGACTCCTTGTCAACGAGCCGGCGCTGCTCCTGCTCGACGAGCCGACCAACCACCTCGACCTGGAGGCGCTGCTCTGGTTTCAGGATTATCTGACCCGGTATCCCGGCGGACTCGTGGTCATCTCGCACGATCGCGCGTTTCTGAATGCGCTGTGCAATGGCATACTCGAGCTCCGCAGCGGCACCCTGCACCGCTACACCGGAAACTACGACGACTACCTTGTCGAAAAGGAGGCGCGCAAGGAGCAGCAGGCGGCGGCCTTCAAGAATCAACAGCGCGAGATCGCGCACCTGCAGAAGTTCGTCGACCGCTTTGGTGCGAAGGCCTCGATGGCCTCGCGCGCGAAGTCGAAGGAGAAGCAGATCGAGCGACTCAAGGAGGTGGCGGTCGATGAGCCGATGGAGGAACTCAAGCGCATCCATTTCAAGTTCCCCCAGCCGCCGCGCTCCGGTCTCAAGGTGGCCACCCTGGAGAACGTGCAGCAAGCCTATGGGGATCACGTGGTTTATCGCGATCTCAACTTCTCGGCGGAGCGCGGGCAGCGCATCGTGCTCGTCGGCCCCAACGGCTCCGGCAAGTCAACACTGCTGAAAATCCTCGCGGATGTGATTCCGATCCAGGGCGGCACGCGTGAAACGGGCAGCAACGTTGTCACGGGGTATTTTGCCCAAAACCGCCTCGACAACCTGAAGGCTGATTCGACGGTGTTTGACAACGTGATGGAGCTCCGCACGCAGGAGAATCAGCTCACCGAGCAGCAGGTGCGCGCGATTCTCGGTGCGTTCCTTTTCCGGAAGGACGATGTTTTCAAGAAAGTGTCGGTGCTTTCGGGAGGCGAGAAGTCGCGCCTGGCGCTGGCCCGGCTGCTTGTGAAGCCGCCCAATTTCCTGATGATGGACGAGCCGACCACGCACCTCGACATCCAGTCGATCGACGCGCTGGTCAACGCGCTCAAGGATTACGAGGGCACGCTCGTTTTCATCAGCCACGACGTCTATTTCATCCGGGCGCTGGCGCAGACCGTCCTTCACGTGCATTCGGGCCGCCTCACGCCCTACGCCGGAAACTACGACTACTACCTTGAAAAATCGAAGGCCACGAATGAACGGGCGGCGCTGACCGCGGGCTTCACTGACGCGCGACCGGCCCAGTCTGCCGAAACGCAGAAACCGGCCGCGCCCGCCAGGAAACCCGCAGTGAACAAGGCTGAGCTGAAGCAACTCCGCACGGAGGTGGGGAAACTGGAACAGACGGTTTCCGAACTCGAGGCAAAGCAGTCCGAGCTCACCGCAGAACTCGAGGCGCCCGAGACCTATGCGGTTCCGGGGAAGGCGCAGCATCTCAACCGGGAGCTGAGTTCAATCGTCGACCAGATCACCGAGGCAACGGAGGCCTGGGAACAGGCCGCGGGCCGGCTGGCCGAGATGGAGAAGGCCGGCTAG
- the nirK gene encoding nitrite reductase, copper-containing → MKNARFLAGILFASVTAANAFEGPSEAIGRVHLPAHIAALPIEEAVLTAPPHVPPAIKRRSPARVVVHLEVREVTARIADGTQYTFWTFGGSVPGSFIRIRKGDVVEFHLNNHPSSKLPHNIDLHAVTGSGGGASSTFTAPGHSSQFTFKALNPGLFVYHCATAPVPMHIGNGMYGLILVEPEEGLPPVDKEYYVMQGDFYTNGPYAGGGLQLFDTPKSIDERPTYVLFNGSVGSIIGDKSLTAEVGEKVRIYFGVGGPNLTSSFHVIGEIFDKVYVEGGTHVAQENVQTTMVPAGGAAILDFKVDVPGTYVLVDHSLSRAFNKGALGMLKVSGPEDRVIYSGKEVDAVYLGSAAEAGSIAAKQQVDLEKKIAAEIKANPTIVSLNKEMQMAKGKQIYMGNCFACHLPSGEGIPGVFPPLAKSDYMMADRDRAIRIVMKGLNGPITVNGQAYNGVMPPQRDILTEEQMADVLTYVTNTWGNTAEAFTVDDVRRVKGE, encoded by the coding sequence ATGAAAAATGCCAGATTCCTTGCTGGAATCCTCTTCGCCTCCGTCACCGCCGCCAATGCGTTCGAGGGTCCATCCGAAGCAATCGGTCGTGTTCATCTTCCGGCGCATATCGCCGCCCTGCCGATTGAAGAAGCCGTTCTGACGGCTCCTCCCCACGTCCCGCCAGCGATCAAGCGGCGTTCACCGGCACGCGTCGTTGTCCACCTCGAAGTCCGCGAGGTGACCGCGCGCATCGCCGACGGCACGCAGTACACGTTCTGGACTTTCGGCGGAAGCGTGCCCGGCTCCTTCATTCGCATCCGAAAAGGCGATGTCGTTGAGTTTCATCTCAACAATCACCCTTCCTCCAAGCTGCCCCATAATATCGACCTCCACGCCGTGACAGGTTCGGGTGGCGGCGCTTCATCGACCTTTACAGCCCCTGGCCACAGTTCGCAATTCACCTTCAAGGCCTTGAATCCAGGCCTCTTCGTCTATCATTGCGCCACCGCTCCAGTGCCCATGCACATCGGCAACGGCATGTATGGACTGATCCTCGTCGAGCCGGAGGAAGGCCTCCCGCCTGTCGACAAGGAATACTACGTCATGCAGGGCGATTTCTACACCAACGGCCCCTACGCGGGCGGCGGTCTCCAGCTGTTCGACACGCCCAAGTCCATCGACGAAAGACCGACTTACGTGCTCTTCAACGGCTCCGTGGGTTCGATCATCGGTGACAAGTCCCTCACCGCCGAGGTTGGCGAAAAGGTGCGCATCTACTTCGGCGTTGGCGGTCCCAATCTGACCTCCTCATTCCACGTCATTGGAGAAATCTTCGACAAGGTTTACGTCGAAGGCGGCACCCATGTTGCCCAGGAGAATGTTCAGACCACAATGGTGCCGGCGGGTGGAGCGGCGATCCTTGACTTCAAGGTGGACGTGCCCGGCACCTATGTTCTCGTCGATCATTCACTCAGCCGCGCCTTCAACAAGGGCGCACTGGGCATGCTCAAGGTCAGCGGGCCTGAAGACCGAGTGATCTACTCCGGAAAGGAAGTCGACGCCGTCTATCTCGGATCAGCAGCCGAGGCCGGCTCGATTGCAGCCAAGCAGCAGGTTGACCTCGAAAAGAAGATCGCCGCCGAGATCAAGGCCAACCCGACCATCGTCAGCCTCAACAAGGAAATGCAGATGGCCAAGGGGAAGCAGATCTACATGGGCAATTGCTTCGCCTGCCACCTTCCCTCAGGCGAGGGCATCCCCGGTGTCTTCCCTCCTCTTGCCAAGTCCGATTACATGATGGCTGATCGCGATCGAGCCATACGGATCGTGATGAAGGGATTGAACGGACCCATCACCGTCAATGGACAGGCCTACAACGGTGTCATGCCGCCGCAAAGGGATATTCTCACCGAGGAGCAGATGGCCGACGTGCTCACCTACGTTACCAATACCTGGGGCAACACAGCCGAGGCCTTCACGGTCGACGATGTTCGCCGCGTAAAGGGCGAATAG
- a CDS encoding formylglycine-generating enzyme family protein yields the protein MPRHAFLPIAAAVALATGSALIAGEAMVTIPAGIHRPVTRSATDPEAIQVAAFRLETLPVTNAEFLAFVTANPQWRRSQVSPLFADETYLRHWAGDLELGAKALPDAPVVNVTWFAARAYARSQNRRLPTLAEWELAATAGYATRIGRDEPAFVRDLYAWLVAPTPDVIPSVSTARATLDGARGLHGLVWEWVDDFDTAMVTGESRADAARDQNLFCGGAALASTDPSDYAGFMRQALRSSLKARQGTSSLGFRCAADISKP from the coding sequence ATGCCTCGCCACGCATTCCTGCCGATTGCAGCCGCCGTTGCACTTGCAACCGGCAGCGCGCTCATCGCTGGCGAGGCCATGGTCACCATCCCCGCCGGAATCCACCGGCCGGTCACCCGGTCTGCGACGGATCCCGAAGCGATCCAGGTCGCGGCCTTCCGGCTTGAAACGCTGCCGGTTACCAACGCCGAGTTTCTCGCCTTCGTCACCGCCAATCCGCAATGGAGGCGATCACAGGTTTCCCCGCTCTTTGCCGACGAGACCTACCTGCGTCACTGGGCGGGCGATCTTGAACTCGGAGCCAAGGCACTTCCCGACGCACCGGTCGTCAACGTGACATGGTTCGCCGCACGCGCCTACGCCCGCAGCCAAAACCGCCGTCTCCCAACCCTCGCGGAGTGGGAACTCGCCGCAACCGCCGGCTATGCGACACGCATCGGGCGCGATGAACCCGCCTTCGTTCGCGATCTCTACGCCTGGCTGGTAGCGCCCACCCCTGATGTCATTCCATCAGTCAGCACCGCCCGCGCCACGCTGGACGGCGCCCGCGGCCTGCATGGACTGGTCTGGGAATGGGTGGACGATTTCGACACCGCCATGGTCACGGGCGAATCCCGCGCCGACGCCGCTCGCGACCAGAATCTTTTCTGTGGAGGCGCCGCCCTGGCGTCCACCGACCCAAGCGACTACGCAGGCTTCATGCGCCAGGCTCTGCGTTCATCACTCAAAGCCCGTCAAGGCACCAGCTCCCTCGGATTCCGCTGTGCCGCCGATATTTCAAAGCCATGA
- a CDS encoding SCO family protein, with product MNTSLLRFAVVLFAAVPALMAGTPACCHAPLTADAPLPAASLYQTEVAFTTDSDTPLRLAELRGQPVALVMFFASCTHACPATVVDLVRIREKVPAALREKTRIVMVTFDVERDTPAALRAFRESRGIPADWVLLHGSNDAVRELAALLGVKYKREADGMFAHSNLVTILSRDGEITHQRAGLTGGLDEAAAALAAAAAVGDGARS from the coding sequence ATGAACACCTCACTCCTACGTTTCGCAGTTGTTCTATTCGCCGCCGTCCCCGCACTCATGGCGGGTACGCCTGCCTGCTGTCACGCGCCGCTCACCGCGGATGCTCCGCTGCCAGCCGCCTCACTCTACCAGACGGAAGTTGCGTTCACGACAGACTCAGACACTCCGCTCCGGCTCGCCGAATTGCGCGGCCAGCCTGTCGCCCTGGTCATGTTCTTCGCTTCTTGCACGCACGCCTGCCCTGCGACCGTTGTCGATCTCGTGCGCATCCGGGAGAAGGTCCCGGCGGCGCTTCGCGAAAAGACCCGCATCGTGATGGTGACTTTTGATGTTGAACGGGACACCCCCGCCGCTCTCCGCGCCTTCCGCGAAAGCCGCGGCATCCCGGCCGACTGGGTGCTGCTGCACGGATCAAACGACGCCGTGCGAGAACTCGCCGCCCTCCTCGGGGTGAAGTACAAGCGCGAGGCCGACGGCATGTTCGCCCACTCCAATCTCGTTACCATTCTCTCCCGCGACGGCGAAATCACCCACCAGCGCGCCGGCCTGACCGGAGGCCTGGACGAAGCTGCGGCCGCACTTGCCGCTGCAGCCGCCGTGGGTGACGGCGCCCGGTCCTGA